In Methanobacterium bryantii, the following proteins share a genomic window:
- a CDS encoding flippase gives MNTAKRIFKNTSILFIAQVVNYILAFFYTIYLARYLGVSGFGVLTFGISFTTIMGVTADLGLSILAVREIARDKSISSGYTGNLIVIKLVLSSITMGLIVLFMNLFNYPSQTIQVVYLLAIWMLFTSFTQLFYSVFQAYEKMEYQSLGTILYSILLFSGVFYGIFNNFSIEWFALIYLIVSGVTLAYTVFIQITRFPRPSLQVNWNFWKSKLTLALPLSIASIFSTIAFRVDTVLLSLFQGYIVVGLYTAPYKIIEVLLFIPSVYSAVIFPVLSRFHVSSKESFQLIYVKSIKYMIILGLPIAAGITILSNDIILLLYQSAFSGSVVALQILIWTVPLLLLTTSFGIILISMNKQVLAIRLTFIYMIFNIGVNLVVIPQFSYLGAAVVTVLTELVNFIMLFYYLSKFICKVPLHKLIWKPALATVIMSLFIISVHLNIFITVLLATVIYFALLILFKTFSKGDYNIIRKLVEKG, from the coding sequence ATGAACACTGCAAAACGAATTTTTAAAAATACAAGCATCCTTTTTATCGCTCAAGTTGTTAATTATATTCTGGCTTTCTTTTACACCATTTACCTGGCCCGTTATCTTGGAGTATCCGGTTTTGGTGTTTTAACATTTGGAATATCTTTTACCACAATTATGGGAGTAACAGCTGACTTAGGGCTTTCTATACTGGCAGTAAGAGAAATTGCAAGGGATAAATCTATTTCTTCAGGCTATACCGGAAATCTTATTGTAATCAAACTGGTTTTAAGTTCCATTACAATGGGCCTCATTGTGTTATTTATGAACTTATTTAACTACCCTTCCCAGACTATTCAGGTGGTTTATCTTCTGGCAATCTGGATGTTATTTACATCATTTACTCAGCTCTTTTATTCAGTATTCCAGGCATATGAAAAAATGGAATACCAGTCCCTGGGAACAATTTTATACAGCATCCTGCTGTTTTCAGGAGTATTTTATGGAATATTCAACAATTTCAGTATAGAGTGGTTTGCCCTAATTTATTTGATAGTAAGTGGAGTGACTCTGGCTTACACTGTTTTTATTCAGATTACAAGGTTTCCAAGGCCCAGTTTACAGGTAAACTGGAATTTTTGGAAGTCCAAACTGACCTTAGCCTTGCCTTTATCAATTGCTTCAATTTTTTCTACCATCGCTTTTAGGGTAGACACAGTTCTACTTTCATTATTTCAAGGTTACATTGTGGTAGGATTATATACTGCCCCCTATAAAATAATAGAAGTCCTTCTTTTTATTCCCAGTGTTTACAGTGCGGTTATATTTCCTGTACTTTCCAGATTCCATGTTTCTTCAAAGGAATCCTTTCAATTAATTTACGTAAAATCTATCAAATATATGATTATTCTGGGCCTGCCCATTGCAGCTGGAATTACCATTCTATCTAATGATATAATCCTGCTTCTCTATCAATCTGCATTTTCAGGGTCTGTAGTGGCGCTCCAGATTTTAATCTGGACTGTCCCCCTTCTACTTTTAACTACAAGCTTTGGGATAATTTTAATATCCATGAATAAACAGGTTTTAGCCATCAGGCTTACGTTTATTTACATGATTTTTAATATAGGAGTTAATCTGGTAGTAATACCTCAATTCAGTTATTTAGGTGCTGCAGTTGTAACAGTACTTACAGAATTAGTAAACTTTATCATGCTTTTCTACTACCTGTCCAAGTTCATCTGCAAAGTACCTCTTCACAAACTAATTTGGAAACCAGCCCTAGCAACAGTTATTATGTCCTTATTCATAATTTCAGTGCATTTAAATATATTCATCACAGTTTTACTCGCCACTGTCATATATTTTGCTCTTTTAATCCTCTTTAAAACATTTTCTAAAGGGGATTATAACATAATCAGAAAATTAGTAGAAAAGGGATAA
- a CDS encoding CPBP family glutamic-type intramembrane protease has translation MDKMSDGNNDKNSYRLLENYNNLLEQFGKLKNGHMAAKVLVRIGDLYRDLMNHGKAMENYNLALKLFHDEDDTWGEAFTLESMGNLWKSAKVYSEARKFYQQSLENFQVIGNWEMERNILNRISGCYLAEGSIDDALDVHKKIDELPLDVAQFFINQVHIKRLLNEIGGIRPTRAQSLTLISYSLILILSELVTTYYMTSWGIILHVILISSLVINSTLTKSVKFSYLLQAMILLPLIRIMSLSIPVMELEPLYWLVLMSVPVLAAVWMLMQGQCLNKEIVGLNSRNLILQLLVGITGLGFGFVEYLILQPTALISNLSPVNVIFAGSIVIISTGLLEELVFRGIIQRNAENIMGKAWGIIFTSLLFVGFNISWNSPLDLLFIFGVSIFYGYIFQKTRSIVGISVSHGICNVVLFIILPFSLI, from the coding sequence ATGGACAAAATGAGCGATGGTAACAATGATAAAAATTCATATAGGTTACTTGAAAATTATAATAATTTATTAGAACAATTTGGAAAGCTTAAAAATGGCCATATGGCTGCTAAAGTACTGGTAAGGATAGGGGACCTTTATAGGGATCTCATGAACCATGGTAAAGCTATGGAGAATTATAATCTTGCCCTTAAACTTTTTCATGACGAAGATGATACATGGGGAGAAGCTTTTACTCTTGAATCTATGGGTAACCTTTGGAAAAGTGCGAAAGTGTATTCTGAAGCACGTAAATTTTATCAACAGTCCTTAGAAAATTTCCAGGTAATTGGGAATTGGGAAATGGAAAGGAATATTTTAAACAGGATTTCGGGCTGTTATCTAGCTGAAGGATCTATAGACGATGCACTGGATGTTCATAAGAAGATCGATGAATTACCATTAGACGTGGCCCAGTTTTTTATAAACCAGGTACATATTAAAAGACTGCTAAATGAAATAGGGGGTATTAGGCCTACAAGGGCACAGTCTTTAACTTTAATTTCTTATAGTTTGATACTTATACTGTCTGAACTGGTAACTACTTACTACATGACCTCCTGGGGGATTATTTTACATGTAATTTTAATTTCAAGTCTGGTAATTAATTCTACACTGACTAAGTCCGTTAAATTTTCATACCTTTTACAGGCCATGATTTTACTGCCTTTAATAAGGATCATGAGTTTGAGTATACCTGTTATGGAGTTGGAGCCTCTTTACTGGTTGGTTCTGATGTCAGTACCTGTTTTGGCTGCTGTATGGATGTTAATGCAGGGCCAGTGCCTGAATAAGGAAATTGTCGGGCTTAACTCAAGGAATTTAATTTTACAGCTGCTGGTTGGCATTACTGGTCTTGGTTTTGGGTTTGTGGAGTATTTGATACTTCAGCCCACTGCTCTTATATCAAATTTAAGCCCAGTAAATGTGATTTTTGCAGGTTCAATTGTGATAATATCCACAGGATTACTGGAAGAACTGGTATTTAGGGGAATTATCCAGAGAAATGCTGAAAATATTATGGGGAAAGCTTGGGGGATCATTTTTACTTCCTTGCTTTTTGTAGGGTTTAACATCAGCTGGAACTCTCCCCTGGATTTACTCTTTATTTTTGGAGTTTCAATCTTTTATGGGTATATATTCCAAAAAACGCGCAGTATAGTGGGGATAAGCGTTTCCCACGGCATCTGCAACGTGGTTCTTTTTATTATACTGCCGTTTTCCTTAATTTGA
- a CDS encoding HAD family hydrolase, producing the protein MVIEIPRTIFLDLDGTLLDTSKRHYKLYKDIFDERMPHEESKFSPQKFWNMKRAGIKTRDILPASLSNEIIDSFEEEWLQKIEKKSYLQYDEPFPKTEKVLSCLNNEFDLVLVTLRNNTENLHWELSKLDLQNYFKAIICGEGPKNKLVEDYLRGSPDEKCIIIGDTEEDIKTGLELEITTISVTWGIRSRAFLEDFDPDFCIDSLHEIVDIINF; encoded by the coding sequence GTGGTGATTGAAATACCCAGAACTATTTTTTTAGATTTAGACGGGACTTTATTAGATACTTCCAAAAGGCACTACAAACTTTATAAGGATATCTTTGATGAGAGAATGCCGCATGAAGAATCAAAATTTTCTCCCCAAAAATTCTGGAACATGAAACGTGCAGGTATAAAAACACGTGATATTTTACCTGCATCTTTATCAAATGAGATTATAGACAGTTTTGAAGAGGAATGGCTGCAAAAAATAGAAAAAAAATCATACCTACAGTACGATGAACCTTTCCCCAAAACAGAAAAGGTCTTATCCTGTCTAAATAATGAATTTGATCTGGTTCTGGTTACATTAAGGAATAATACAGAAAATCTTCACTGGGAACTCTCAAAATTAGACTTGCAAAATTATTTTAAAGCTATAATCTGCGGTGAAGGTCCTAAGAATAAATTAGTTGAAGACTATTTAAGGGGTAGTCCTGATGAGAAATGTATAATTATCGGTGATACTGAAGAAGATATAAAAACAGGCCTAGAATTGGAAATAACTACCATTTCGGTTACATGGGGAATAAGATCTAGGGCATTTTTAGAAGATTTTGATCCAGATTTTTGTATAGACAGTTTGCATGAAATAGTGGATATAATCAATTTTTAA
- a CDS encoding ATP-grasp domain-containing protein, whose product MKRLLVGGAGGTPSNNFIQSIRESSEKVFIIGMTSDPYDLCKANVEKRHLIPNAMEKDYYLILEEIISENEPEFIHVQNDFEVLAISRFRNKLKKMNVITCLPRHESVENCIDKLKSWKIWEKSEIEVPDSLIIKDEDDLKEAFKNLGNTIWIRSIKGAAGNGALPTSDVDFAKSWIDYFEGWGKFMAAEYLSPTSVTWMSLWDKGELIVAQGRKRLNWAFNDRTLSGVTGITGTGVTVSDPLVDKIAQKAILSVDSKPHGVWSVDMTYDSKGMPNPTEINIGRFFTTSLFFTKLGLNMPYVYLKLAFGEELPEIKKKINPLPPDYAWIRGMDTEPVLTNMKKISEYENDLKKRRSLYI is encoded by the coding sequence ATGAAACGTTTACTTGTAGGAGGAGCTGGTGGAACTCCTTCCAATAATTTCATCCAATCAATTAGGGAATCATCAGAAAAAGTATTTATAATTGGAATGACCAGCGATCCTTATGATCTCTGCAAGGCAAATGTTGAAAAACGCCATTTAATTCCAAATGCTATGGAAAAAGATTATTATTTAATTCTTGAAGAAATAATAAGCGAAAATGAACCTGAATTTATCCATGTACAAAATGACTTCGAAGTACTTGCAATATCTCGATTCAGGAACAAGCTGAAAAAAATGAATGTAATTACATGTTTACCCCGACATGAATCGGTAGAAAACTGCATCGATAAATTAAAATCATGGAAGATATGGGAAAAATCTGAAATTGAGGTTCCTGACTCATTAATTATCAAAGATGAAGACGATTTAAAAGAAGCTTTCAAAAATTTAGGGAATACAATCTGGATTAGATCGATTAAAGGAGCGGCAGGTAATGGTGCATTACCCACTTCAGATGTAGATTTTGCCAAAAGCTGGATCGATTATTTTGAGGGATGGGGTAAATTTATGGCAGCTGAATATCTAAGCCCTACCTCAGTTACATGGATGTCTTTATGGGATAAAGGAGAACTGATAGTTGCACAGGGAAGAAAACGGCTGAATTGGGCATTTAACGACCGAACATTGTCGGGAGTTACAGGTATAACCGGTACAGGAGTTACGGTATCAGACCCTTTAGTGGATAAAATAGCCCAAAAAGCTATTTTAAGTGTAGATTCTAAGCCTCACGGTGTTTGGTCAGTAGATATGACCTATGATAGCAAAGGAATGCCGAATCCTACTGAAATAAATATAGGTAGATTTTTCACTACAAGTCTGTTTTTTACAAAATTAGGGCTTAACATGCCTTATGTCTATTTAAAATTAGCTTTCGGCGAAGAATTACCTGAAATAAAGAAAAAAATAAACCCATTACCTCCTGACTACGCATGGATTCGGGGAATGGACACCGAACCAGTTTTAACAAATATGAAAAAGATCAGTGAATACGAAAACGACCTGAAAAAGCGCAGAAGTCTGTATATTTAA
- a CDS encoding nuclear transport factor 2 family protein, which produces MKEKRMKQIIDEYIKSYNEFDVAGMLRNVHEDVELKNTTNGEVNVQLKGIDILKKQAEQSLSLFEKRELKIIEQVIEGNTVENKISFKGVIAADFPEGGVKSGELVKLEGKSVFQFEKGKIILIEDVR; this is translated from the coding sequence ATGAAAGAAAAACGCATGAAACAGATCATCGATGAATACATTAAATCATATAACGAATTTGACGTTGCAGGGATGCTTAGAAATGTCCATGAAGATGTTGAACTTAAAAACACCACAAATGGAGAAGTAAATGTCCAGCTTAAAGGTATTGACATCCTAAAGAAACAGGCAGAACAATCATTGAGCTTATTTGAAAAAAGAGAGTTGAAAATTATTGAACAGGTAATTGAGGGCAATACAGTAGAAAATAAGATTAGTTTTAAGGGAGTTATAGCCGCGGATTTTCCAGAAGGCGGTGTTAAATCAGGTGAACTCGTTAAACTAGAAGGTAAATCTGTTTTTCAGTTTGAAAAGGGTAAAATAATTTTAATTGAAGACGTAAGGTGA
- a CDS encoding class I SAM-dependent methyltransferase produces MEKTGKRIENKTSRTAEFTCMIRAASFYEKETHYKSNDYIAPKLLPKFMVPIAKTGALKYLFKNRLNFPKDVPKGMYEYVIARTKFIDSVFQKAISNEFDQILIFGAGFDSRGIRFADLNKKTKIFELDAPLTQEAKINQFKKRGIELNPNVIFISIDFNKESLEDKLIEFGFQKNKRSLFILEGLTMYLDHEAIESTFHIIDQFAGENSEVVFDYVYSSVLRGENLYYGESEVLKQVNDANEPWSFGIEKGKLDSFLKDKNLKLICSLNSDDLEDKFFKNEQGTIIAKVNGTHCITYALK; encoded by the coding sequence ATGGAAAAAACAGGAAAAAGAATTGAAAATAAAACATCAAGGACTGCAGAATTTACCTGCATGATAAGAGCAGCTTCATTTTATGAAAAAGAGACACACTATAAAAGTAATGATTACATAGCCCCCAAATTACTCCCCAAATTTATGGTACCTATTGCTAAAACTGGAGCACTTAAATATCTCTTTAAAAATAGGTTAAATTTCCCTAAAGACGTGCCTAAAGGCATGTATGAATATGTGATTGCACGGACAAAATTCATTGATTCTGTCTTCCAAAAAGCAATTTCCAATGAATTTGACCAAATATTGATATTTGGGGCAGGTTTTGATTCAAGGGGGATTAGATTTGCTGATTTAAATAAGAAAACCAAAATTTTTGAATTAGATGCACCATTAACACAAGAAGCTAAAATTAACCAGTTTAAAAAAAGAGGAATTGAATTAAACCCAAATGTTATTTTCATTTCAATTGATTTTAATAAGGAATCTCTTGAGGACAAACTTATAGAATTTGGATTTCAAAAGAATAAGCGATCTTTATTCATTTTAGAAGGTTTAACCATGTATTTAGATCATGAAGCTATTGAAAGTACATTCCATATAATAGATCAATTTGCTGGAGAAAACAGTGAAGTTGTCTTTGATTACGTTTATTCATCTGTTTTAAGGGGAGAGAATCTTTATTATGGAGAATCTGAAGTTTTAAAACAGGTAAATGATGCAAATGAACCATGGTCTTTTGGAATAGAAAAAGGAAAATTAGATTCCTTTTTAAAAGACAAAAATTTAAAACTGATTTGCAGTTTAAATTCAGATGATTTAGAAGATAAATTCTTCAAGAATGAACAGGGAACTATTATTGCTAAAGTGAATGGTACACATTGTATAACATATGCACTAAAATAA
- a CDS encoding pyridoxamine 5'-phosphate oxidase family protein, with translation MQYRMRKHQLSEEEITKLLTKQPVGNLATINENGYPYVVPVHFTYHEGKIYIHGLPKGQKISNIQANEKVCFETYFMKGFILDEKPCDVNTEYESIVIMGTAVIIDNFDLKEAVLNKIVKKYTPHLKGTKMPDNVIRGTGVIEVTIEECTGKYYK, from the coding sequence ATGCAATATCGAATGAGAAAACATCAGTTGAGCGAAGAAGAAATAACCAAACTCTTAACCAAACAACCAGTGGGCAACCTGGCAACCATAAATGAAAATGGATATCCATACGTGGTCCCTGTACATTTCACTTACCATGAAGGTAAAATTTACATCCACGGGCTGCCAAAAGGGCAGAAAATCAGCAATATTCAGGCTAATGAAAAAGTGTGCTTTGAAACTTATTTTATGAAAGGTTTTATCCTCGATGAAAAACCATGTGATGTAAATACAGAATATGAAAGCATTGTTATCATGGGAACTGCAGTAATTATTGATAATTTTGATTTAAAAGAAGCAGTACTGAATAAGATTGTGAAAAAATATACTCCTCATTTAAAAGGGACCAAGATGCCTGATAATGTGATAAGGGGTACAGGCGTAATTGAAGTAACTATTGAAGAATGTACAGGTAAATATTATAAGTAA
- a CDS encoding endonuclease III domain-containing protein, with protein MQEQIIKIYEKLYDLYGPQGWWPLINHEGTNPTKTGAIRGYHPENYDLPMKRDQIYEIILGAILTQNTSWLSAEMALFNLDKLNVIDPEKLLKLDDETLKSAIRCAGFLNQKAIYIMEITKFFIEIDGKVPTRKELLAVKGVGNETADSILLYAYKQPQFVVDAYTKRIFSHLGIVGENIKYAELKELFESNLPENVHLYQEYHALIVEHAKRYYSKKPYGVEDPLKDLLKV; from the coding sequence ATGCAGGAACAGATAATTAAAATCTATGAGAAACTTTATGACCTTTACGGCCCGCAGGGCTGGTGGCCTTTAATAAACCACGAGGGGACAAATCCAACAAAAACTGGGGCTATCAGGGGATATCATCCTGAAAATTATGACTTGCCCATGAAGCGGGATCAAATCTATGAGATAATCCTTGGTGCAATTTTAACACAGAATACATCCTGGTTGTCTGCAGAAATGGCATTATTTAACCTCGATAAATTAAATGTAATTGACCCTGAAAAATTGTTAAAGTTAGATGATGAAACCTTAAAATCAGCCATCCGCTGTGCAGGATTTTTAAACCAAAAAGCGATCTATATCATGGAAATAACTAAATTTTTTATAGAAATCGATGGGAAGGTCCCAACAAGAAAAGAATTACTGGCAGTTAAGGGTGTTGGTAATGAAACTGCAGATTCGATTCTTCTTTATGCTTATAAACAACCCCAATTCGTAGTTGATGCATATACAAAAAGGATATTTTCTCATTTAGGAATTGTTGGTGAAAATATAAAGTATGCAGAACTTAAAGAACTGTTTGAATCAAATTTGCCTGAGAATGTGCATCTTTATCAGGAATATCATGCTTTGATAGTGGAACATGCTAAAAGATATTACAGTAAAAAGCCTTATGGTGTGGAAGATCCGTTAAAGGATTTATTGAAGGTTTAA
- a CDS encoding head GIN domain-containing protein, with protein MKKYIITALILLIVVLASGCIVQNTQGSGKIINQSRDVSDFNQVSVDGASTLIITQGDKESLTVEADDNLMPYIKTNVSNNTLKIYNNPILPTKTIRYYLTVKDINSINYLGSGNIQSNNLKVNSLKIRIDGAGNANLTNLSADTLKILIIGAGNLISSGNVNDQDIHISGAGKYSGDNLTSKTAVITIDGSGNAVVRVSNTLNATINGVGQISYVGTPKITPLINGDGTINKISS; from the coding sequence TTGAAAAAATACATCATTACAGCTTTAATTCTTTTAATTGTTGTGCTGGCATCCGGATGTATAGTGCAAAACACCCAAGGATCAGGAAAGATAATTAATCAATCGCGAGATGTGAGTGATTTTAATCAAGTTTCAGTTGATGGAGCAAGTACACTCATTATAACTCAGGGAGATAAAGAATCCTTGACAGTTGAAGCAGATGATAATCTCATGCCTTATATTAAAACTAATGTAAGCAACAATACTCTTAAAATATATAATAATCCAATTTTACCCACCAAAACAATTAGATACTATTTAACCGTGAAAGATATCAATTCAATTAACTATTTAGGCAGTGGAAATATCCAATCAAATAACTTAAAAGTTAACTCTTTAAAAATAAGAATTGATGGGGCAGGTAACGCTAATTTAACTAATTTAAGCGCCGATACTTTAAAAATATTGATTATTGGGGCAGGTAACTTAATTAGTTCAGGTAATGTCAATGATCAGGACATACACATCTCAGGAGCCGGAAAATACTCTGGTGATAACCTAACCAGTAAAACAGCCGTAATAACTATTGATGGTTCAGGAAATGCAGTAGTCAGAGTATCAAATACACTAAATGCCACCATTAATGGCGTAGGACAGATCTCTTACGTTGGAACCCCAAAAATAACCCCTTTAATAAACGGTGATGGAACTATAAACAAAATTTCTAGTTAA
- a CDS encoding head GIN domain-containing protein, translating into MKKYIIAALVILAVVAASGCTWQGTSGSGNVVNQSQNVSGFNQVSVDGAGTLIITQGDKESLTIEAEDNIMQYITTNVSNNVLNIRITNPVVPTKPIKYYLTVKDLNSISYSGGGKIQSNGLNTNSLTININGAGEGSLSNLNVKALKIIISGAGKLTMSGTANNQDISISGAGEYNAGNLTSKIATITISGAGRGTVKVSNSLNAVVNGAGQISYIGNPQVTKQLNGAGSIKQVTG; encoded by the coding sequence TTGAAAAAATATATCATTGCAGCTTTAGTTATTTTAGCGGTTGTAGCTGCATCAGGATGTACGTGGCAAGGTACAAGTGGGTCTGGTAATGTAGTGAACCAGTCACAAAACGTAAGTGGTTTTAATCAGGTTTCAGTTGACGGTGCAGGTACGCTTATTATAACTCAAGGGGACAAAGAATCCCTGACAATTGAAGCAGAAGACAACATCATGCAGTATATTACAACCAACGTCAGCAATAACGTTCTAAATATACGTATCACCAATCCAGTTGTGCCCACCAAACCAATTAAATACTATTTAACAGTAAAAGACCTTAATTCAATCAGTTACTCTGGAGGGGGAAAAATCCAGTCTAACGGTTTAAACACCAATTCATTGACCATAAACATCAATGGGGCAGGTGAAGGCAGTTTAAGCAATTTAAACGTTAAAGCCCTTAAAATCATAATTTCAGGAGCAGGCAAATTAACCATGTCAGGCACTGCCAACAATCAGGATATCAGCATCTCTGGAGCAGGGGAATATAACGCAGGTAATTTAACCAGCAAAATAGCGACCATAACAATTAGCGGTGCAGGAAGAGGAACAGTTAAAGTATCTAACTCATTAAATGCAGTAGTTAATGGTGCAGGACAGATATCTTACATCGGCAATCCACAGGTAACCAAACAGCTGAACGGTGCTGGAAGTATAAAACAGGTTACAGGTTAA
- a CDS encoding 4Fe-4S dicluster domain-containing protein codes for MSNVTYDELGKKTNELAGFLRENGFAAHASHPAGGVVMYPHLAQKAGLGYRGTHGMLITPEFGPRQRLSAIFTSIQNLPVNTDDDHSWIPEFCAKCGKCIKNCPGNAIIQEKSSENGKTRTKVIKDLCSGCTICMRGCSFNRRGYMQIKDKYEKSKEIIS; via the coding sequence ATGAGTAATGTAACCTACGATGAGCTTGGTAAAAAGACCAATGAACTTGCGGGATTTTTAAGGGAAAATGGATTTGCCGCCCACGCCAGTCATCCTGCAGGAGGAGTTGTAATGTATCCACATTTAGCCCAAAAAGCAGGTTTAGGTTATAGAGGAACACATGGAATGCTTATAACACCCGAGTTTGGTCCAAGACAGCGGCTGTCTGCTATATTTACAAGTATTCAAAATTTACCAGTAAATACAGATGACGATCACTCATGGATCCCTGAATTTTGTGCAAAATGTGGTAAATGTATTAAAAACTGCCCTGGAAACGCAATTATTCAAGAAAAATCTTCTGAAAATGGAAAAACAAGGACAAAAGTTATAAAAGATCTGTGCAGTGGCTGCACTATTTGTATGCGCGGTTGCAGTTTTAACAGAAGAGGATACATGCAAATTAAAGACAAGTATGAAAAATCAAAAGAAATAATAAGCTAA
- a CDS encoding MarR family winged helix-turn-helix transcriptional regulator: MGNIQGPEKYICFKLNKVRRKVNRYYERELTPFNITPVQFYVLSALWDKDEVKFKDLAHRLDMDSSTLTGILDRIEKRGLIKRKEDPSDRRSVLVCLTPKSKELLLPQIIEIIPDLDQEFRNKLSDEEFQMLLQLLDRL; this comes from the coding sequence ATGGGAAATATACAAGGACCTGAAAAATACATCTGCTTCAAGCTTAATAAAGTGAGACGTAAAGTAAATAGGTATTATGAACGTGAATTAACCCCTTTTAATATTACCCCTGTTCAATTTTATGTACTCAGCGCTTTATGGGATAAAGATGAAGTAAAATTCAAAGATTTAGCGCACAGGTTAGATATGGACAGTTCAACTCTTACTGGAATACTTGACAGGATTGAAAAGAGGGGGCTTATAAAAAGAAAAGAAGACCCTAGCGATCGCCGGTCTGTTCTTGTATGCTTAACTCCTAAATCAAAGGAACTTCTCCTGCCCCAGATTATAGAAATTATCCCTGATCTTGACCAGGAATTTAGAAATAAACTTTCAGACGAGGAATTCCAGATGCTTCTCCAATTACTGGATCGGTTATAG